One window of the Chitinophaga niabensis genome contains the following:
- a CDS encoding class I SAM-dependent methyltransferase, which yields MLLKEFAAENKGKGLCADFGCGPGQTTKFLYDNGLKDLVGIDLAPAMVNVAQKLSPQIKFETGDLLNIAYPSGALGSVLAFYAIVHFNNEQIRKCFREINRVLKAKGAFLFSFHVGEEVVHFDKAHEKEVDVDLIFFKTDDIITLLHETGFKIIDAIERRPNEDVEYQSRRGYIWAEKRF from the coding sequence ATGTTATTGAAGGAATTTGCGGCTGAGAATAAAGGCAAAGGGCTGTGTGCGGACTTTGGCTGCGGTCCCGGGCAAACAACAAAATTCCTGTACGACAATGGTCTAAAAGATCTCGTTGGCATAGATCTGGCACCAGCGATGGTGAATGTTGCCCAAAAGCTTTCTCCGCAGATTAAATTTGAAACCGGGGATCTATTGAATATCGCCTATCCATCTGGCGCTCTTGGAAGTGTACTGGCATTCTATGCGATCGTGCATTTTAATAATGAGCAGATCAGGAAGTGTTTCAGAGAAATTAACAGGGTATTAAAAGCCAAAGGTGCCTTTCTATTTTCATTCCATGTGGGAGAAGAGGTTGTTCATTTTGATAAAGCGCATGAAAAGGAAGTGGATGTTGATCTGATTTTTTTTAAAACTGATGATATTATCACATTACTTCATGAAACAGGCTTCAAGATAATCGATGCTATAGAACGGCGTCCAAACGAGGACGTAGAGTATCAAAGCAGGCGAGGTTATATCTGGGCAGAGAAAAGGTTTTAA
- a CDS encoding class I SAM-dependent methyltransferase, which yields MNPNKALWEKGDFTRLAETMRESGAALVSKLGITKGLKVLDLGCGDGTTAIPSAKLGADVLGVDIASNLVEAGNKRVKAEGLTNITFQEGDATDLHELEDESFDLVVSIFGAMFAPKPLDVAKEMVRVTRPGGRIVMGNWIPGDPTLVAQILKISSAYTPPPPEGFISPMLWGVEDQVIERFANAGVAKEDISFERDTFNFAVASPPSEFLDRFKTYYGPTMNAFEAAEKNGKAAELKQELETLFNNQNKSGSSDSTLIPATFLKVTVNRR from the coding sequence ATGAATCCAAACAAAGCATTATGGGAGAAGGGCGACTTTACCAGGCTCGCTGAAACTATGCGTGAAAGCGGCGCAGCACTCGTTTCTAAGTTAGGTATCACTAAAGGTCTCAAAGTACTGGACCTTGGTTGTGGTGATGGAACTACCGCCATCCCCTCCGCAAAACTCGGAGCAGATGTTTTAGGTGTAGACATTGCCAGCAATCTCGTGGAAGCAGGAAACAAACGCGTAAAGGCTGAAGGACTTACCAATATTACCTTCCAGGAAGGCGATGCCACTGATCTGCATGAACTCGAAGATGAAAGCTTTGACCTTGTAGTAAGTATCTTTGGTGCCATGTTTGCACCAAAACCATTGGATGTGGCGAAGGAAATGGTGCGTGTTACCCGCCCCGGAGGAAGAATTGTGATGGGCAACTGGATCCCCGGAGATCCAACACTGGTAGCCCAGATCCTTAAGATCAGTTCCGCTTATACACCACCACCGCCAGAGGGCTTTATCAGCCCTATGCTGTGGGGAGTGGAAGACCAGGTTATAGAACGTTTTGCTAACGCAGGTGTGGCTAAAGAAGACATCTCCTTTGAAAGGGATACTTTCAATTTTGCTGTTGCATCCCCACCATCTGAATTCTTAGACAGGTTCAAAACCTACTACGGTCCTACCATGAATGCATTCGAAGCCGCTGAAAAGAACGGAAAGGCAGCGGAGTTAAAGCAGGAACTGGAGACCTTGTTTAACAATCAAAATAAAAGTGGCAGCAGCGATAGCACACTTATTCCGGCAACCTTTTTAAAAGTGACGGTGAATCGCAGATAG
- a CDS encoding Gldg family protein, whose product MKIIFRIARQELSLLFHSPVAWLILIVFPVQIGMDFIHYIQMIGRAQRMGNHFSNVTAMIFASPQQGFYPGVKGTLYLYIPLLTMGLISRETHSGSIKLLLSSPIKVRDIVLGKYVAMMGYGALLLLIICLYSISGAFFIENIDWTLLASGSMGLYLLICAYAAIGLFMSSLTSYQVVAAISTLAVLAGLNFIGGLFQGNDAVRGITHFMSISGRTEQFIFGLISTEDAFYFFLVIAFFLAITGMRLQDQREARPAIIRTARYIGLIALCFLTGYISSRPIFTGYVDMTATRMHTLGPQSRELIAGMNKPLKITTYVNILDNNYYLGAPEKKNEDERVLTPYRRFMPDLKMEYVYYYDFSNNKNLYKNYPGESDAAIAKKVADIQSLDYKKVLPPDQIRKTVDLGPEENRLVRLLQYGKEKTFLRYYNDLMIYPGEQEFTAALRRIVTPAEIPVITFLTGNGERSITKEGDAALKKFVNELSFRHALINQGFNVDTVNLSHEEIPAATSVLVIADPKMAIPPIAQAKLDQYISSGGNLFVIAEPGSQEILKPILQQLDVQLGDAPILEESRDYAPDFILASFSNKAGEITPKLAGYQADSGVVSMVGAVNLQYGQQFGFHTIPLLTAKNGQALAIAAERKIKDKTQRIIVTGDADFMSTGELGRRKPDTWNQLLITESFRWFTYGRFPVNTGAVRSKDVIDSDDNGILSMRVFFFGVIPVSLLIFATVLLLYRKRR is encoded by the coding sequence GTGAAAATAATATTCAGAATAGCCCGCCAGGAACTGAGCCTCCTGTTCCATTCGCCTGTTGCCTGGCTCATTTTAATTGTGTTTCCCGTACAGATAGGGATGGATTTTATTCATTACATCCAGATGATAGGCAGAGCGCAGCGGATGGGCAACCACTTTTCGAACGTTACAGCCATGATCTTTGCCAGCCCGCAGCAGGGTTTTTATCCTGGCGTTAAAGGCACATTATATCTTTATATTCCACTCTTAACAATGGGCCTTATCAGCCGGGAAACACACAGTGGTTCCATTAAATTGTTATTGTCTTCTCCCATTAAAGTAAGAGATATTGTACTGGGGAAATATGTAGCCATGATGGGATATGGCGCACTGCTGCTGCTCATCATTTGTTTATACAGCATCTCCGGCGCGTTTTTCATTGAAAACATAGACTGGACCCTGCTGGCTTCCGGTTCAATGGGTTTATACCTGCTGATCTGTGCCTACGCTGCCATAGGGCTTTTCATGTCCTCCCTTACCAGTTACCAGGTAGTGGCAGCTATCAGCACATTGGCAGTATTAGCCGGCCTGAACTTTATCGGCGGCCTCTTTCAGGGTAATGATGCTGTAAGAGGTATCACCCATTTCATGTCCATTTCCGGAAGAACGGAACAGTTCATTTTTGGATTGATCAGTACAGAAGATGCCTTTTACTTCTTCCTGGTGATTGCTTTTTTCCTGGCCATTACAGGCATGCGCCTACAGGACCAGCGGGAAGCAAGACCTGCTATTATAAGAACAGCAAGGTATATCGGGTTAATCGCATTATGTTTCCTCACAGGTTACATCAGTTCCCGCCCGATCTTTACCGGTTATGTTGATATGACGGCTACCAGAATGCATACACTCGGGCCTCAAAGCCGTGAGTTGATCGCTGGGATGAACAAGCCACTTAAGATCACCACTTATGTAAACATCCTGGATAATAACTATTACCTGGGTGCACCGGAGAAAAAAAATGAAGACGAAAGAGTACTCACTCCTTACCGCAGGTTTATGCCAGATCTGAAAATGGAGTATGTGTATTACTATGATTTCTCCAACAACAAAAATCTCTACAAAAATTATCCCGGTGAAAGTGATGCCGCCATTGCTAAAAAAGTAGCAGACATCCAGAGCCTTGATTATAAAAAAGTATTACCGCCTGATCAGATCCGTAAAACAGTAGATCTGGGCCCGGAAGAAAACCGCCTGGTAAGGTTGCTGCAATATGGTAAGGAAAAAACCTTCCTCCGGTATTACAACGACCTTATGATCTATCCCGGTGAACAGGAGTTTACGGCAGCACTGAGGCGTATTGTAACACCTGCTGAAATACCTGTTATCACCTTCCTTACCGGCAATGGTGAAAGAAGTATTACAAAAGAAGGGGATGCTGCTTTGAAGAAGTTCGTGAACGAGCTGTCCTTCAGGCATGCACTGATCAACCAGGGCTTTAATGTAGATACGGTTAACCTCAGCCATGAGGAAATTCCCGCAGCCACTTCCGTGCTGGTAATAGCAGATCCTAAAATGGCTATTCCGCCTATAGCACAGGCAAAGCTGGACCAATATATTTCCAGTGGCGGTAACCTGTTTGTGATCGCAGAACCGGGATCGCAGGAAATACTGAAACCCATCCTGCAGCAGCTGGATGTACAGCTGGGTGATGCTCCCATACTGGAAGAAAGCAGGGATTACGCACCGGATTTTATCCTGGCCTCATTTTCCAATAAAGCAGGGGAGATCACCCCCAAACTCGCAGGATACCAGGCTGATAGCGGGGTAGTATCCATGGTAGGCGCTGTAAACCTTCAATATGGCCAACAGTTTGGTTTTCATACCATTCCGTTACTGACGGCTAAAAACGGTCAGGCACTGGCCATTGCGGCGGAAAGAAAAATAAAGGACAAAACACAGCGGATCATCGTTACCGGGGACGCTGATTTTATGAGCACAGGAGAACTGGGACGGCGCAAACCGGATACCTGGAACCAGCTGCTGATCACGGAATCATTCCGCTGGTTCACCTATGGCAGGTTCCCGGTAAATACCGGTGCCGTAAGATCAAAGGATGTAATTGACAGTGATGACAATGGGATCCTCAGCATGCGGGTATTCTTCTTTGGCGTGATACCGGTATCCCTCCTGATCTTTGCAACCGTGCTGTTGCTCTACAGGAAGAGACGATAG